Within Microvirgula aerodenitrificans DSM 15089, the genomic segment CTGAACCGCTCCAGATCCCGTCGGCAGATGTCATCCATCTGTTAACCGACCCGTCATCGCCAACGCGGCGCGATCCGCCGCCGAGGTCAGGAAATACCGTCCGGCCGTGTGATCCACGCCGTCGACGCCGGGCCGCCCTTACCAAGGGCGGCCTCGACTGCTTGCAGGGGTGGGCACCAGCGGCAGCAGGGGCGCCGGTACACGCCCGGCTGACAGCAACCGTCATGAGCACGGCAGTCGCCTGATTGAACCCGCCCCCTTCCGTCCCCGCCGCCGCGGGGAAACCTCGCTTCGCTCGTCCGTTCTTCGCTCTCTTGCAGGGCGGACACCAGCGGCAGCAGGGGCGCCGGTACACGCCCGGCTGACAGCAACCGTCATGAGCACGGCAGTCGCCTGATTGAACCCGCCCCCTTCCGTCCCCGCCGCCGCGGGGAAACCTCGCTTCGCTCGTCCGTTCTTCGCTCTCTTGCAGGGTGGACACCAGCGGCGACAATGCCTGCAGCCGCAGCACAGCCGCCGCCACAGGCATACAATGACGGCCCGCCATTTTGACCCGGCCATCGTCATGCCGCTGCTGTTCGCCGAACTGTTCTTCTTCCTGCTGGTCATTCTTGCCGCCGCCGAAATCTTCACCAATGCGCTGGAGCATCTGGGCGAGAAGCTGCATATTTCAGAGGGTGTCACCGGCTCGCTGTTCGCGGCAGTCGGCACCGCGCTGCCGGAAACGCTGGTGCCGATTCTGGCCATTATCGGCGGCACCGCCGACCAGACGGTCAACCACGAGATCGGGGTCGGCGCCATTCTGGGCGCGCCGCTGATGCTCGGCACCCTGACCTGTTGCATGATGGCCATCGCCGCGCTGCGCCAGCGCGGACTGCACGGTCATATCCGGCCGGAACCGACCGGTCTCAAGCGCGACCTGAGCTTCTTCCTGGCCGGCTACGCCATTGCGACGCTGGCCATGTTCGTCCCGCACCAGTACGACAGCCTGCACCTGCGCGGCATGCTGTCGTTCGTGCTGGTGCTGCTGTACTTCGTCTATATGCTGGTAACGCTGAAGGCATCCAGCGCGCTGGTCGAGGCCGGGCACGGCACCGAAGCGGAAAACACCATGTATCTGGCGCGGCTGCGGCTGCCGGTCAATCTGTTCACCATCGTCCTTCAGCTCGGTCTCGGGCTGACGCTGCTGGTCTGGGGCGCCGAGGGCTTTATCGACGGCGTGGCCGGCGCCTCGTCCTTCCTGCACATCTCGCCGCTGCTGCTGTCGCTGCTGATCATTCCGATCGCCACCGAACTGCCGGAGAAGATCAATTCCATCCTGTGGGTCCGCCGTGACAAGGACACCCTGGCCTTCGGCAACATCACCGGCGCCATGGTGTTCCAGGGCACCCTGCTGCCGGCCATCGGCATTGCGCTGACACCGTGGGTGCCGCGTCCGGAAGTATTCCTCGGTCTGGTGATCACGCTGGTCGCCGCCTGCTGGCTGCGGCATCTGGCCCGTCATCCGGGCGGTATCCGCATCCGCCACCTGATGCTGAACGGCGTGCTGTACGCGTCGTATCTGGTGCTGGCGATCACGCTCAGTTAGGCGCGACGCCGCGCCTGCATCGGCTCGCCAATGGCCGCCAGTTCGGCGGCGGACAGCAGCACGGCGGCTTGCGCGAAGACCCCGCCTTCCTCACGCGCCGCATGCTCGCGGTAGCGGCCGGCAAAGGCGTGGGCGAGCGCGGCATCCAGCGTGGCGGTCTGGCGCGCCGCCACGGCTTCCAGTTGCGGCTTCAGCTGCGCCCACAGCCCGGCGAATGCGCGGTGCTCGGCCTTCAGTGCGGCAATTTCATCGGCCAGCGACGGGTCGCGGGCCAGCAGCAGCGGAAACAGGTCGCGTTCCTCGTCATCGTGATGCAGCGGGCCGGCAATATCGAAATAGCGCAAGATGCCCTGCGCCGCGCTGACGGCACCGTCATTGCAGCCGTGCTGTTCCAGCCAGGCCGGCAGGGCATCCAGCCAGCCGGCAAAGCGGCGCACCTTGTCGTGACAGGCATGCAGCATGTCCAGCGGCGCGGCGAAGCTCGGCGCGGGTGCGGCAAACGGTTCTTCTGGCTGCATCGGGCGGACTCCAGGCGGATTCGGGGGCGGGCGGCATCTGCTACAGTGATCGCCATTGTAGACGCAGGCCCACGCTCCGATGATTATCGACGCTCAAGGAATTTGCAGCCCGGCACGGCAGTGCCGTTCGCCAAACCACGATGCCCGCAGCATGGACATCGAGCTGGTGGTGATCCACCACATCAGCCTGCCGCCGGACTGTTATGACGGCGACGCCGTGCTGCGGCTGTTCACCAATACACTGGAGGCGGATGCCGACCCGTACTATGCGGAAGTGGCGCGACTGCGGGTGTCGAGCCACTTTTTCATTCGTCGCGACGGCACGCTTTGGCAGTGCGTGCCGACCGTGGCGCGGGCCTGGCATGCCGGCGTGTCGAACTGGCGCGGACGCGAGCGCTGCAATGACTTCTCGCTCGGCATCGAGCTGGAAGGCAATCTGACCGATCCGTTCACCGATGCCCAGTACCTGACGCTGATCCCGCTGCTGAAGGCGCTGAAGGCACGCCACCCGGGCGTGCGCGAGCTGGCCGGCCACGAGCATGTCGCGCCCGGCCGCAAGCGCGATCCCGGCCCGACCTTCGACTGGGAGCGCACCACGCGCGGCAGCGGGCTGCCGCTGTGGCGCGGCGAGGGCTGACTACAGTTCGACCATGGTCCCCATTTCCACTACCCGGTTGGCCGGGATGTGGAAGAAGTCGGTCGCCCGGGTCGCATTCTTCGACATCAGCACGAACAGTCGCTCGCGCCAGCGTGCCATGCCCGGCCGCGACGACGAGATCAGCGATTCGCGCGACAGGAAGAACGAGGTATCCATTTCTTCCAGCACCAGGTCCTGCTCGGCGCACAGTGCCAGCACGTCGGGCACGCTCGGGCTTTCCTTGAAGCCGTAGCGCGCGATCACCTGCCAGAATGCCGGCGACAGCCGCCGGACCACGACCCGGGTGTCATCCTGCATGAATGGTTCGTCGACGTTCTTGATCGTCATCAGCACCACCCGCTCGTGCAGCACCTTGTTGTGCTTCAGGTTATGCAGCAGCGCATGCGGAATCCCCTGGGTCGACCCGGTCATGAACACCGCCGTGCCGGTCACCCGTGCCGGCGGATAGGATTCCAGGTTGCGGATAAAGTCGTCGAGCGGCAGTTCATCGGCGAACAGGCGCTGGTACAGCAGCTCGCGCCCGCGCTTCCAGGTGGTCAGCAGGGTGAAGATCACCAGGCCCAGCAGCAGCGGCAGCCAGCCGCCGTCCACCACCTTCAGCACGTTGGCGCTGAAGAAGGCGAGATCGATGCTCAGGAAGAAGGCGGTCACGGCCAGCGCGGCCGGCAGCGGCCAGCGCCAGCGATAGCGCGACACGATGAAAGCCAGAATCGTGGTCAGCACCATGGTACCGGTCACGGCGATGCCATAGGCGGCGGCCAGTGCCGACGAGCTGCGGAACACCAGCACCACGATCAGCACCGAAGCCAGCAGTGCCCAGTTGACCACCGGAATGTAGATCTGGCCGATTTCGTTTTCCGACGTGTGGCGGATGTCGACCCGCGGGCAGTAGCCGAGCTGCACCGCCTGACGGGTCAGCGAATAGGCGCCGGAGATCACCGCCTGCGCCGCGATCACCGTGGCCAGTGTCGCCAGTACCACCAGCGGCAGCACCAGCCAGTCCGGCGCCAGGTTGAAGAACGGATTGGTGACGGCGGACGGTTCCTTGATGATGCGCGCCCCCTGGCCGAAGTAGTTCAGCGTCAGCGACGGCAGCACCAGACCGAACCAGGCCCAGCGGATCGGCCGGCGGCCGAAGTGGCCCATGTCGGCATACAGTGCCTCGCCGCCGGTCAGCGCCAGCACCACGGCACCCAGCGCCAGATAGGCGGCAAAGCGGTGTGTCTCGACGAACAGGAAGGCGTGATACGGATTCAGGGCTGCCAGGACTTCCGGCACCTGCATGATGTTGTAAAGCCCCAGCGCAGCCAGGGAGGCAAACCACAGCACCATGACCGGGCCGAACCAGGTGCCCATTTTCGCCGTGCCGTAACGCTGGACGAAGAACAGGGCCACCAGCACGCAGATCGCCAGCGGCAGCACATACGGCGTGAGCTCCGGCGTCACCACTTCCAGCCCTTCCGCAGCGGACAGCACCGACACGGCGGGAGTAATCACGGCATCGCCGTAGAACAGCGACGCCCCGGCGATGCCGACGATCATCAGGCCGAGGCTCCAGCTGCGCTTGGCGCGCAGCGCCAGCGCCATCAGCGCCATGACCCCGCCTTCGCCGTTATTGTCGGCCCGCAACACGTAGGCAACATATTTCAGTGACACCACCAGCATGATCGCCCAGAAAATCAGCGACAGGATGCCCAGCACGTTGTCTGCCGTCGGCGCGAGCCCGTGCGCTGGAGAAAAGCATTCCTTCAGCGTGTACAGCGGGCTGGTGCCGATGTCGCCGAAGACCACGCCGAGGGCGGCGATGACAACGGGAGGCAACGGTTTGGACGTAGTGGCAGTCTGCATGAAAGCGAAACCGCCGGGACTAGCCGGCGGTGCAACGGAAACGGTCGAATTGTAGTCTGTGCAACGCGCCGGGAGTAATACATCTTCATGATCCGTTTGATCCCAGTGGCGGAAACGCCGCACCTCCCTGTTCGCCCGTGCCCGCCGCACGCTACAATCAGGACAATTTTGCCAGTATTCCAACGGATATCGTCACCATGCGCGCCAGCCAATTTTTCCTGTCCACGCTCAAGGAAGCACCGAGCGAAGCCGAACTTCCCAGTCACAAACTGATGCTGCGCGCCGGTCTGATCAAGCGCCTGGCCAGCGGTCTGTACACCTGGATGCCGATCGGCTTTCGCGTGCTGAAGAAGGTCGAACGCATCGTGCGTGAGGAAATGGAACGCGCCGGCAGCGTCGAGCTGATCATGCCGGCCATCCAGCCGGCCGAACTGTGGCAGGAATCCGGCCGCTGGGAGTTCTATGGCAAGGAGCTGCTGCGCCTGAAGGACCGTCACGACCGCGACTTCTGCGTCGGCCCGACCCACGAGGAAGTCATCACTGACGTCGTGCGCAAGGAAGTGAAAAGCTACAAGCAGCTGCCGCTGAACTTTTTCCAGGTGCAGACCAAGTTCCGCGATGAGGTCCGCCCGCGCTTCGGCGTGATGCGCGCGCGTGAATTCGTCATGAAAGATGCGTACTCGTTCCACACCGACTTCGACAGTCTGAAGGCCACCTATCAGACCATGTACGACGCCTATTGCCGCATCTTCGACCGTCTGGGCCTCGAGTACCGCCCGGTCGCGGCCGATACCGGCTCGATCGGCGGCACCGGCTCGCACGAGTTCCAGGTGCTGGCCGACTCCGGCGAGGACGTGATCGCCTACTGCCCGACCTCCGGCTATGCCGCCAACGTCGAGCTGGCCGAGGCCGTCGCCCCGGCCACGCCGCGTCCGGCAGCGAGCGCACCGATGTGCAAGGTGCACACGCCGAAGGTCAAGACCATCGCCGACCTGGTGTCCTTCCTGAATGTCGACATCAAGGCCACCGTCAAGGCGGTGGTAGTCAACGGCAGCGACGGCCCGGTGCTGCTGCTGGTTCGTGGCGACCACACCCTGAACGAGCTGAAGGCGGAAAAGATCGACGGTATCGACTCGCCGCTGACCTTCGCCGCGCCGGCCGACATCGAGGCTGCCTTCGGTGCCCGCCCCGGCTCGCTGGGTCCGGTCGGATTCAAGGGCCGTGTCATTGCCGACCGCACCGTCGCCGCCATGGCCGACATGATTACCGGCGCCAATGAGGACGACCAGCACTACACCGGCGTCAACTGGGGCCGCGATGTCGCCGAACCGGAAGTCGCCGATCTGCGCAATGTGCTGCCCGGCGACCCGAGTCCGGACGGCCAGGGCGAACTGGCGCTGTGCCGCGGCATTGAGGTCGGCCACGTATTCCAGTTGCGCACCAAGTATTCGGAAGCACTGTCGGCCACCTTCCTCGACCGCGACGGCAAGTCACAGGTCATGGAAATGGGCTGCTACGGCATTGGCGTCAGCCGCATTGTCGCCGCAGCGATCGAGCAGAACTTCGACGAGCGCGGCATTGTCTTTACCGATGCAATGGCCCCGTTCACCGTCGGCATCGTGCCGATGGGCTATCACCGCTCAGAGACGGTCAAGGCAGCCGCCGACGCGCTGTACGCCGAACTGAAGGCAGCCGGCATCGATGTGCTGCTGGACGATCGTGACGAGCGCCCGGGCGTGCTGCTGGCCGACGGCGAGCTGATCGGCCTGCCGCACCGCGTGGTCATCGGCGACCGGGGGCTGAAGGAAGGCAACGTCGAATACCAGCAACGCCGCGACAGTGCCGCGACCAGTGTGCCGCTGGCTGACGTGGCCGCGCTGATCCGGAACAAACTCGCAAGCTGATCTGCTCCGCCACGACAAAGCCGCCCGGCTGCTGCCCGGCGGCTTTTTTTGCCGGACGCCAGACCGGTTTCAGCGCGGGTCCACCTGCTGCAGGTACGGGGCAACCTTGTTCAGGAAATGCCGGGCGCACAGTGTGCCGCGCCGGTAATCGCTGTCCAGTTCCCCCGCCGAGCTGCCGACGATGCGGCTGCGCAGCGGCCGGCGCGGCGCGATTTCGACGATGCGCAGGTTGCCGGGCGGGTTTTCGATGAATTTCTGCGTATCGACATAGCTCTGCTCGTGCGACTCGAACAGGGCGACCCAGTCGCGGAAGCGGCTTTTCGCCAGTGCGCCCTGCATGCGCAGGCGCCAGGGCGGCGGTTCCATGACGCCGGCCGGCGTGGTGCGGATGACCACGATCAGGTCGGCGCCACGCTGCCAGGCCTCGCGCACCGGGATGGCGTCGCGCACGCCGCCATCGAGATAGGTCACGCCGTTCAGTACCGCGCCGCGCCGGTAGAACAGTGGAACGGCACTCGATGCCTTGATCGCACCGAGCCAGTCATCCTGCTGCACGCGAAAGTACACCGGGCGGAAATCATCGCTGCGGCAGGCGCACAGCAGCAGCTCACGCCCTTC encodes:
- a CDS encoding sodium:calcium antiporter; protein product: MTARHFDPAIVMPLLFAELFFFLLVILAAAEIFTNALEHLGEKLHISEGVTGSLFAAVGTALPETLVPILAIIGGTADQTVNHEIGVGAILGAPLMLGTLTCCMMAIAALRQRGLHGHIRPEPTGLKRDLSFFLAGYAIATLAMFVPHQYDSLHLRGMLSFVLVLLYFVYMLVTLKASSALVEAGHGTEAENTMYLARLRLPVNLFTIVLQLGLGLTLLVWGAEGFIDGVAGASSFLHISPLLLSLLIIPIATELPEKINSILWVRRDKDTLAFGNITGAMVFQGTLLPAIGIALTPWVPRPEVFLGLVITLVAACWLRHLARHPGGIRIRHLMLNGVLYASYLVLAITLS
- a CDS encoding hemerythrin domain-containing protein; translated protein: MQPEEPFAAPAPSFAAPLDMLHACHDKVRRFAGWLDALPAWLEQHGCNDGAVSAAQGILRYFDIAGPLHHDDEERDLFPLLLARDPSLADEIAALKAEHRAFAGLWAQLKPQLEAVAARQTATLDAALAHAFAGRYREHAAREEGGVFAQAAVLLSAAELAAIGEPMQARRRA
- the ampD gene encoding 1,6-anhydro-N-acetylmuramyl-L-alanine amidase AmpD translates to MIIDAQGICSPARQCRSPNHDARSMDIELVVIHHISLPPDCYDGDAVLRLFTNTLEADADPYYAEVARLRVSSHFFIRRDGTLWQCVPTVARAWHAGVSNWRGRERCNDFSLGIELEGNLTDPFTDAQYLTLIPLLKALKARHPGVRELAGHEHVAPGRKRDPGPTFDWERTTRGSGLPLWRGEG
- a CDS encoding potassium transporter Kup; this translates as MQTATTSKPLPPVVIAALGVVFGDIGTSPLYTLKECFSPAHGLAPTADNVLGILSLIFWAIMLVVSLKYVAYVLRADNNGEGGVMALMALALRAKRSWSLGLMIVGIAGASLFYGDAVITPAVSVLSAAEGLEVVTPELTPYVLPLAICVLVALFFVQRYGTAKMGTWFGPVMVLWFASLAALGLYNIMQVPEVLAALNPYHAFLFVETHRFAAYLALGAVVLALTGGEALYADMGHFGRRPIRWAWFGLVLPSLTLNYFGQGARIIKEPSAVTNPFFNLAPDWLVLPLVVLATLATVIAAQAVISGAYSLTRQAVQLGYCPRVDIRHTSENEIGQIYIPVVNWALLASVLIVVLVFRSSSALAAAYGIAVTGTMVLTTILAFIVSRYRWRWPLPAALAVTAFFLSIDLAFFSANVLKVVDGGWLPLLLGLVIFTLLTTWKRGRELLYQRLFADELPLDDFIRNLESYPPARVTGTAVFMTGSTQGIPHALLHNLKHNKVLHERVVLMTIKNVDEPFMQDDTRVVVRRLSPAFWQVIARYGFKESPSVPDVLALCAEQDLVLEEMDTSFFLSRESLISSSRPGMARWRERLFVLMSKNATRATDFFHIPANRVVEMGTMVEL
- a CDS encoding proline--tRNA ligase, translated to MRASQFFLSTLKEAPSEAELPSHKLMLRAGLIKRLASGLYTWMPIGFRVLKKVERIVREEMERAGSVELIMPAIQPAELWQESGRWEFYGKELLRLKDRHDRDFCVGPTHEEVITDVVRKEVKSYKQLPLNFFQVQTKFRDEVRPRFGVMRAREFVMKDAYSFHTDFDSLKATYQTMYDAYCRIFDRLGLEYRPVAADTGSIGGTGSHEFQVLADSGEDVIAYCPTSGYAANVELAEAVAPATPRPAASAPMCKVHTPKVKTIADLVSFLNVDIKATVKAVVVNGSDGPVLLLVRGDHTLNELKAEKIDGIDSPLTFAAPADIEAAFGARPGSLGPVGFKGRVIADRTVAAMADMITGANEDDQHYTGVNWGRDVAEPEVADLRNVLPGDPSPDGQGELALCRGIEVGHVFQLRTKYSEALSATFLDRDGKSQVMEMGCYGIGVSRIVAAAIEQNFDERGIVFTDAMAPFTVGIVPMGYHRSETVKAAADALYAELKAAGIDVLLDDRDERPGVLLADGELIGLPHRVVIGDRGLKEGNVEYQQRRDSAATSVPLADVAALIRNKLAS
- a CDS encoding patatin-like phospholipase family protein, translating into MGYKLGINTLGMHGQGGPLDALPYRKIALVCEGGGQRGIFTAGILDTFLKQDFFPFQLMIGTSAGAQNVSAYACGQHGYARDVITRLTTSREFFNPMRFIRGGHLIDLDWLLDTTAQSCPLDLEQARRRLEGRELLLCACRSDDFRPVYFRVQQDDWLGAIKASSAVPLFYRRGAVLNGVTYLDGGVRDAIPVREAWQRGADLIVVIRTTPAGVMEPPPWRLRMQGALAKSRFRDWVALFESHEQSYVDTQKFIENPPGNLRIVEIAPRRPLRSRIVGSSAGELDSDYRRGTLCARHFLNKVAPYLQQVDPR